The Leifsonia williamsii genome includes a region encoding these proteins:
- the prmC gene encoding peptide chain release factor N(5)-glutamine methyltransferase — protein sequence MSSEAPAPTVRTLRDATAAVLARAGVPDPEVDAELLVGHVLGVSRGRVQALAVMGEEVSADDAARLREYTERRAAREPLQHITGVAPFRSLELAVGPGVFVPRPETEQVAQFAIDALRAVPSPEPVAVDLGTGSGAIAIALATEVPHARVFAVENSPEAFVWARGNIEASGATNLRAVFIDLADALPELDGTVDVVISNPPYVPDDAIPRDPEVRLHDPAAALYGGPDGLDVVRIISGVARRLLRPGGTLVLEHGELQGAQIRDLLTADGWRSAATQRDLTTRDRATTAVR from the coding sequence ATGTCATCCGAAGCGCCAGCCCCCACCGTCCGCACCCTCCGAGACGCCACCGCCGCCGTGCTCGCGCGCGCCGGGGTGCCCGATCCGGAGGTCGACGCCGAACTGCTCGTCGGCCACGTCCTCGGCGTGAGCAGGGGCAGGGTCCAGGCCCTCGCGGTGATGGGGGAGGAGGTGTCGGCCGACGACGCCGCGCGCCTCCGCGAGTACACCGAGCGCCGTGCCGCCCGCGAGCCGTTGCAGCACATCACGGGCGTCGCGCCGTTCCGCTCGCTCGAGCTGGCCGTCGGGCCCGGCGTCTTCGTGCCGCGCCCCGAGACGGAGCAGGTGGCGCAGTTCGCGATCGACGCCCTGCGCGCCGTACCGTCGCCGGAGCCCGTGGCCGTCGACCTCGGCACGGGCAGCGGCGCGATCGCCATCGCGCTCGCGACCGAGGTGCCGCACGCCAGGGTGTTCGCGGTCGAGAACTCACCGGAGGCGTTCGTCTGGGCGCGCGGCAACATCGAGGCTTCCGGGGCGACCAACCTCCGCGCGGTCTTCATCGACCTCGCCGACGCGCTGCCCGAGCTCGACGGCACGGTCGACGTCGTCATCTCGAACCCGCCGTACGTGCCGGACGACGCCATCCCGCGCGACCCGGAGGTGCGCCTCCATGATCCCGCCGCCGCGCTGTACGGCGGACCGGACGGGCTGGATGTCGTGCGCATCATCTCCGGCGTCGCCCGCCGGCTGCTGCGACCGGGCGGCACGCTGGTCCTCGAGCACGGCGAGCTGCAGGGGGCGCAGATCCGCGACCTGCTGACCGCCGACGGCTGGCGCTCGGCGGCGACGCAGCGCGACCTGACGACGCGCGACCGCGCGACGACGGCCGTCCGCTAG
- a CDS encoding TetR/AcrR family transcriptional regulator, whose protein sequence is MVEAGQEQADAAEALPRAVALSWGVAEAPQRGPKRELSVERIVDTAIAVADADGLAAVSMSRIASELGFTTMSLYRYVTGKDDVLALMQDAVCDIPIPAEGDTDDWRSGLRRWAMATIEVIQEHPWFPDIPISGVPLMPNNLAVLDWGLREMRPLPLSDAEKMSTALLLSSYARAVGVVERDVARSRGDDAPPQHGEAFTAALAALVTPERFPDLAPLVLSGAYSDGEDEQDDFAFGLERILDGIERYVAARAAGEPAAAAPARPESLPRDKAVREAAKARREAESALREARKREREAIARARERADRERERAEREKERAAQRG, encoded by the coding sequence ATGGTCGAGGCCGGGCAGGAGCAGGCCGACGCCGCGGAGGCGCTCCCCCGGGCGGTCGCGCTCAGCTGGGGCGTCGCCGAGGCGCCGCAGCGCGGACCGAAGCGCGAGCTCAGCGTCGAGCGCATCGTGGACACCGCCATCGCGGTGGCCGATGCGGACGGGCTCGCGGCCGTCTCCATGAGCCGGATCGCGAGCGAGCTCGGGTTCACGACCATGTCGCTGTACCGCTATGTCACGGGCAAGGACGACGTGCTCGCGCTCATGCAGGACGCGGTGTGCGACATCCCGATCCCGGCGGAGGGCGACACGGACGACTGGAGGTCCGGGCTGCGCCGCTGGGCGATGGCGACGATCGAGGTCATCCAGGAGCACCCCTGGTTCCCCGACATCCCGATCTCGGGCGTCCCGCTGATGCCGAACAACCTCGCGGTGCTCGACTGGGGCCTCCGCGAGATGCGGCCGCTGCCGCTGAGCGACGCCGAGAAGATGTCGACGGCGCTGCTGCTCTCGTCGTACGCGCGCGCGGTCGGTGTCGTCGAGCGCGACGTCGCGCGATCACGGGGCGACGACGCGCCCCCGCAGCACGGCGAGGCGTTCACCGCGGCGCTGGCGGCGCTGGTCACGCCCGAGCGGTTCCCCGACCTCGCGCCGCTCGTGCTCTCGGGCGCCTACTCCGACGGCGAGGACGAGCAGGACGACTTCGCCTTCGGGCTGGAGCGCATCCTCGACGGCATCGAGCGCTATGTCGCGGCACGGGCCGCGGGCGAGCCGGCAGCGGCGGCGCCCGCCCGGCCGGAGTCCCTCCCCCGCGACAAGGCGGTGCGCGAGGCGGCGAAGGCGCGACGGGAGGCGGAGTCCGCCCTGCGCGAGGCCCGCAAGCGGGAGCGCGAGGCGATCGCCCGCGCGAGGGAGCGTGCGGACCGCGAGCGGGAGCGCGCCGAGCGGGAGAAGGAGCGCGCGGCCCAGCGCGGCTAG
- a CDS encoding ATP-binding cassette domain-containing protein has product MMTAAIEVTGLRKAFGEQTVLDGIDLRVEAGAVFALLGPNGAGKTTLISILTTLVQPDAGTAAVCGHDILTDPDGVKRSLSLTGQSAAVDGVLTGEENLRMMARLSGFDARGARSRAAELIERFDLAAAARKRVATYSGGMRRRLDLALSLVATPPVIVLDEPTTGLDTRSRQALWEIILDLAARGTTVLLTTQYLEEADQLAGRIAVLDRGAIVAEGSAAELKARVGGEVVELRGADDVVLREVPTDGSLLALRAAIDVLDAELANRPVSGATIAIRKPTLDDAFLALTTTTSTPNRQEALR; this is encoded by the coding sequence ATGATGACAGCGGCGATCGAGGTCACGGGCCTGCGCAAGGCGTTCGGCGAGCAGACCGTCCTCGACGGGATCGACCTGCGGGTGGAGGCGGGGGCGGTCTTCGCCCTCCTCGGCCCGAACGGAGCGGGCAAGACGACGCTCATCTCCATCCTCACGACCCTGGTGCAACCGGATGCGGGGACCGCCGCGGTCTGCGGCCACGACATCCTCACCGACCCCGACGGGGTGAAGCGCTCGCTGAGCCTCACCGGCCAGTCCGCCGCCGTCGACGGTGTGCTGACCGGCGAGGAGAACCTGCGCATGATGGCGCGGCTCTCCGGCTTCGACGCACGCGGCGCGCGGTCACGCGCCGCCGAGCTGATCGAGCGCTTCGATCTCGCTGCCGCCGCGCGCAAGCGCGTCGCCACCTACTCCGGCGGGATGCGGAGGCGGCTCGACCTCGCGCTCAGCCTGGTCGCGACCCCGCCGGTCATCGTGCTCGACGAGCCGACGACCGGCCTCGACACCCGCAGCAGACAGGCGCTGTGGGAGATCATCCTCGACCTCGCCGCGCGCGGCACGACGGTCCTGCTCACGACCCAGTACCTGGAGGAGGCGGACCAGCTCGCCGGCCGCATCGCCGTGCTCGACCGCGGCGCGATCGTCGCCGAGGGCAGCGCGGCCGAGCTGAAGGCGCGCGTCGGGGGAGAGGTGGTGGAGCTGCGCGGCGCCGATGACGTCGTGCTCCGCGAGGTGCCGACCGACGGCAGCCTCCTCGCCCTGCGCGCCGCGATCGACGTGCTGGACGCCGAGCTGGCGAACCGGCCGGTCTCCGGCGCGACCATCGCGATCCGCAAGCCCACCCTCGACGACGCCTTCCTCGCGCTCACGACCACGACATCCACCCCGAACCGGCAGGAGGCCCTCCGATGA
- a CDS encoding ABC transporter permease, translated as MTAIASTPRTSTAPLDRTPSRLTATTVFIGRSVRHSLRNVEALTMAVVLPVMLMLLFTFVFGGALDEGGGYVDYVVPGIILLCAGFGASSTAVDVADDLGNGIVDRFRTMPLRAGGVITGHVVASLLRNLLATGVVIGVALLVGFRPTGGPLEWLAAIGVVALFILAITWLYAAIGIAANSPAAASGYGFALLFLPYLSSAFVPTDTMPEWLQWVAENQPITPIIETIRALLFGRDPGADLWWAIGWCALIIAGAYVWAAWLFRRASGRR; from the coding sequence ATGACCGCCATCGCATCCACCCCGCGCACGAGCACCGCGCCGCTCGACCGGACCCCGTCCCGGCTCACCGCGACCACCGTCTTCATCGGCCGCAGCGTGCGCCACTCCCTCCGCAACGTGGAGGCGCTGACCATGGCCGTCGTCCTCCCGGTGATGCTCATGCTCCTGTTCACCTTCGTCTTCGGCGGGGCGCTCGACGAGGGCGGCGGCTACGTCGACTACGTCGTGCCGGGCATCATCCTGCTGTGCGCGGGCTTCGGCGCCTCCAGCACGGCGGTGGACGTGGCCGACGACCTGGGCAACGGCATCGTCGACCGGTTCCGCACCATGCCGCTGCGCGCCGGTGGCGTGATCACCGGGCACGTGGTCGCCAGTCTGCTGCGCAACCTCCTCGCCACCGGTGTGGTCATCGGCGTCGCCCTGCTGGTCGGCTTCCGCCCGACCGGCGGCCCGCTGGAGTGGCTCGCGGCGATCGGCGTGGTCGCGCTGTTCATCCTCGCCATCACGTGGCTGTACGCCGCCATCGGGATCGCGGCGAACAGCCCCGCGGCCGCGAGCGGCTACGGCTTCGCGCTGCTGTTCCTGCCCTACCTGTCGAGCGCGTTCGTCCCGACCGACACCATGCCGGAGTGGCTGCAGTGGGTCGCCGAGAACCAGCCCATCACGCCGATCATCGAGACGATCCGCGCGCTCCTCTTCGGGCGCGACCCGGGTGCCGACCTGTGGTGGGCGATCGGCTGGTGCGCGCTGATCATCGCGGGGGCGTACGTCTGGGCGGCCTGGCTGTTCCGGCGTGCGTCCGGGCGGCGCTGA
- a CDS encoding HAD family hydrolase, translated as MDVYFFDCDKTLYDYDFHKRLPRLAQLGGVSQYRLASTWWAGGFERAAEIGEYATSEEYLEAFADVTGATLTLEQWQEARKAAMTPIPGSIAALHEAATLGTVSLLSNNPIPFKDSLPVLTPEIVDVLQDNDLVSAVLGARKPERRIYTRALGRFGVRPEDAILFDDSAANVEGARAAGMHAHRLTKREDGTFDTEAMVAAIHAFAERDR; from the coding sequence ATGGATGTCTACTTCTTCGACTGCGACAAGACGCTCTACGACTACGACTTCCACAAGCGCCTGCCCCGGCTCGCGCAGTTGGGCGGGGTGAGCCAGTACCGGCTGGCCTCCACCTGGTGGGCAGGCGGCTTCGAGCGAGCGGCCGAGATCGGCGAGTACGCGACCAGCGAGGAGTACCTGGAGGCGTTCGCCGACGTCACCGGTGCGACGCTCACGCTGGAGCAGTGGCAGGAGGCGCGCAAGGCCGCCATGACGCCCATCCCCGGCTCCATCGCCGCCCTGCACGAGGCCGCGACGCTCGGCACGGTGTCGCTGCTGTCGAACAACCCGATCCCGTTCAAGGACTCGCTGCCGGTGCTGACGCCCGAGATCGTCGACGTGCTGCAGGACAACGACCTGGTCTCGGCGGTGCTCGGCGCGCGGAAGCCCGAGCGGCGCATCTACACGCGCGCGCTCGGGCGGTTCGGCGTGAGGCCGGAGGACGCCATCCTGTTCGACGACTCGGCGGCGAACGTCGAGGGGGCGCGGGCGGCCGGGATGCACGCCCACCGGCTCACGAAGCGCGAGGACGGGACCTTCGACACGGAGGCGATGGTCGCCGCGATCCACGCGTTCGCCGAGCGGGACCGCTAG
- a CDS encoding L-threonylcarbamoyladenylate synthase, giving the protein MAPIYDCSVDSELLSGMRLARAAIGRGELVVIPTDTVYGVAADAFSPAAVQRLLDAKGRGRQSPPPVLVPGIPTLAALAESVPPEVDALVKAFWPGGLTIVLPAAPSLVWDLGETRGTVALRMPQDTIALELLSETGPLAVSSANLTGRPAARTAAEAEAMLGDSVSVYLDGGEAGSAYERVEGKDSSSTIIDATALASGSGPLRILRHGVISAEQLREVVGDALPEESAETRSGT; this is encoded by the coding sequence ATGGCTCCCATCTACGACTGCTCGGTCGACTCCGAGCTCCTCTCCGGCATGCGTCTGGCCCGTGCGGCGATCGGGCGCGGCGAGCTCGTCGTCATCCCCACCGACACGGTCTACGGCGTCGCCGCCGACGCCTTCTCGCCGGCCGCGGTGCAGCGGCTCCTCGATGCGAAGGGCCGCGGCCGCCAGTCGCCGCCGCCCGTGCTCGTGCCGGGCATCCCGACGCTCGCGGCCCTGGCCGAGTCGGTCCCGCCCGAGGTGGACGCGCTCGTGAAGGCGTTCTGGCCGGGCGGCCTCACCATCGTGCTGCCCGCGGCGCCCTCGCTGGTCTGGGACCTCGGCGAGACCCGCGGCACGGTGGCACTGCGGATGCCGCAGGACACCATCGCGCTCGAGCTGCTCTCCGAGACCGGCCCGCTCGCCGTCTCGTCGGCGAACCTCACCGGCCGCCCGGCCGCCCGCACGGCCGCCGAGGCCGAGGCGATGCTCGGCGACTCCGTCTCCGTCTACCTCGACGGGGGAGAGGCGGGCTCGGCGTACGAGCGCGTCGAGGGCAAGGACTCCTCGTCGACGATCATCGACGCGACGGCGCTCGCGTCCGGCTCCGGCCCGCTCCGCATCCTCCGCCACGGCGTGATCTCGGCCGAGCAGCTGCGCGAGGTGGTCGGCGACGCCCTGCCGGAGGAGTCGGCAGAGACCCGCTCGGGCACCTGA
- a CDS encoding MraY family glycosyltransferase, with protein MTLLLALALISAVITFGMSLVVWKLALKYKLYPAVRARDVHTRPTPRLGGIAMFLGILVAFGVSWLLSSQFGVLSLIFSDSGPILAILGAALLIVVIGVADDIWDLDWMTKLAGQFVAAGLVAWLGVQIYSLPIGGLTVGSPVMSIVLTLFAIVLVMNAINFIDGLDGLVAGVALIANGTFLIYTYLLQREISPTNYFSLAGVIAAILVGACAGFLPLNWHPAKMFMGDAGALLIGLLMATSAISVTGTINPETLQTLGKSSLVPAFIPIILPFAVLVIPLLDFSLAVIRRLRAGKSPFSADRKHLHHRLLDMGHTHLHAVLIFYAWTAVLSIGCLLFFFDPYWMAIVFVAVGLVVCTAVTLAPLSRRKANEAAAELAPAGTREAVETARYDALDAASEAHRAAAQPVVVTTGAVPAEQPASTPPAQTEENR; from the coding sequence GTGACCCTCCTCCTCGCCCTCGCCCTGATCTCGGCCGTCATCACGTTCGGGATGTCGCTCGTCGTCTGGAAGCTGGCGCTCAAGTACAAGCTGTACCCGGCGGTCAGGGCCAGGGACGTGCACACCCGGCCGACGCCGCGGCTCGGCGGGATCGCGATGTTCCTCGGCATCCTGGTCGCCTTCGGCGTCTCCTGGCTGCTGTCGAGCCAGTTCGGCGTGCTCTCGCTGATCTTCTCCGACTCCGGGCCGATCCTCGCCATCCTCGGCGCGGCCCTCCTCATCGTCGTGATCGGCGTCGCCGACGACATCTGGGACCTCGACTGGATGACCAAGCTCGCCGGTCAGTTCGTGGCCGCCGGCCTCGTGGCCTGGCTCGGCGTGCAGATCTACTCGCTGCCGATCGGCGGGCTCACCGTCGGCTCCCCGGTCATGAGCATCGTGCTCACCCTGTTCGCGATCGTCCTCGTGATGAACGCCATCAACTTCATCGACGGGCTCGACGGCCTCGTCGCCGGGGTCGCGCTGATCGCCAACGGCACGTTCCTCATCTACACGTACCTGCTGCAGCGCGAGATCAGCCCCACCAACTACTTCAGTCTCGCGGGCGTCATCGCGGCGATCCTGGTCGGCGCGTGCGCCGGCTTCCTGCCGCTCAACTGGCACCCGGCCAAGATGTTCATGGGCGACGCGGGAGCGCTGTTGATCGGCCTGCTGATGGCGACCTCCGCCATCTCGGTAACGGGGACCATCAATCCCGAGACGCTGCAGACCCTCGGCAAGTCGTCGCTGGTGCCGGCGTTCATCCCGATCATCCTGCCGTTCGCCGTGCTGGTCATCCCGCTGCTCGACTTCAGCCTCGCGGTGATCAGGAGGCTGCGCGCCGGCAAGTCGCCGTTCAGCGCCGACCGCAAGCACCTCCACCACCGCCTGCTCGACATGGGCCACACGCACCTGCACGCGGTCCTCATCTTCTACGCGTGGACCGCGGTGCTCTCGATCGGCTGCCTGCTGTTCTTCTTCGACCCGTACTGGATGGCCATCGTCTTCGTCGCCGTCGGGCTCGTGGTCTGCACCGCCGTCACCCTCGCCCCGCTGAGCCGCCGCAAGGCCAACGAGGCCGCCGCGGAGCTCGCGCCCGCCGGGACGAGGGAGGCCGTGGAGACCGCGCGGTACGACGCCCTCGACGCCGCCAGCGAGGCCCACCGCGCGGCCGCGCAGCCCGTCGTCGTCACCACGGGGGCCGTCCCCGCCGAACAACCCGCATCCACCCCGCCCGCGCAGACCGAGGAGAACCGATGA
- the atpB gene encoding F0F1 ATP synthase subunit A: protein MNLLVQAASSDDGSFQGPSINEFFPPTLFTIGGLEFNRIIVVRLLATIALILIFWLGTRRMKLIPGRFQSVVEMGLDFVRVNIAEDLLGKKDGRRFLPLLTTIFFMVLFFNITGIIPFLNIAGTSVIAVPLLLAIVAYVTFIYAGIKKSPKNFFKNALFPPGVPWFLYIIVTPIEFVSTFILRPITLTLRLLMNMVVGHLLLVLFFTATTFFFFNAGGFWALFGIGTFAFGFVFTLFEILVAVLQAYVFALLTAVYIQLAVAEEH from the coding sequence GTGAACCTGCTGGTCCAGGCCGCAAGCTCCGATGATGGAAGCTTCCAGGGTCCCTCGATCAACGAGTTCTTCCCCCCGACCCTGTTCACCATCGGTGGCCTCGAGTTCAACCGCATCATCGTCGTGCGCCTCCTCGCCACGATCGCCCTGATCCTCATCTTCTGGCTCGGCACCCGCCGCATGAAGCTCATCCCGGGCCGCTTCCAGTCCGTCGTCGAGATGGGTCTCGACTTCGTGCGCGTGAACATCGCGGAGGACCTGCTCGGCAAGAAGGACGGTCGTCGCTTCCTGCCGCTGCTGACCACCATCTTCTTCATGGTGCTGTTCTTCAACATCACCGGCATCATCCCCTTCCTGAACATCGCCGGCACGTCGGTGATCGCCGTGCCGCTGCTGCTCGCGATCGTCGCGTACGTGACCTTCATCTACGCCGGCATCAAGAAGAGCCCGAAGAACTTCTTCAAGAACGCGCTCTTCCCGCCCGGGGTGCCGTGGTTCCTCTACATCATCGTGACGCCGATCGAGTTCGTCTCGACGTTCATCCTGCGCCCGATCACGCTGACCCTCCGACTCCTGATGAACATGGTCGTCGGGCACCTGCTGCTCGTCCTGTTCTTCACGGCGACGACGTTCTTCTTCTTCAACGCCGGCGGTTTCTGGGCCCTCTTCGGAATCGGCACCTTCGCCTTCGGCTTCGTCTTCACGCTCTTCGAGATCCTGGTCGCAGTCCTGCAGGCCTACGTCTTCGCGCTGCTCACCGCTGTCTACATCCAGCTGGCAGTCGCCGAGGAACACTAA
- the atpE gene encoding ATP synthase F0 subunit C yields MDIAAINGNIATVGYGLAAIGPAIGVGIVVGKTIEGVARQPELAGRLQVLMYIGIAFTEALAFIGIATYFIFV; encoded by the coding sequence GTGGACATCGCTGCAATCAACGGCAACATCGCCACCGTCGGTTACGGCCTCGCCGCCATCGGCCCGGCCATCGGCGTGGGCATCGTCGTCGGCAAGACCATCGAGGGCGTGGCCCGTCAGCCCGAGCTGGCCGGCCGTCTCCAGGTCCTGATGTACATCGGTATCGCGTTCACCGAGGCGCTGGCCTTCATCGGCATCGCGACCTACTTCATCTTCGTCTGA
- a CDS encoding F0F1 ATP synthase subunit B, translated as MLNGVLRAATEEQHNPLIPAWPDIIGALICFIVILFFFWKLVLPRMKKLLDERAEAIEGNIAKADEAQHKAEALLEEYTAQLADARAEAGRIREQARTDGQKIVAEAKETATAEAARVTASAQAQIEAERQSALVSLRSEVGSLAIDLASGVVGEALTDDKKSQAIVDRFLADLEASEKAGSSK; from the coding sequence ATGCTTAACGGCGTGCTCAGGGCCGCCACCGAGGAACAGCACAACCCGCTGATCCCCGCGTGGCCCGACATCATCGGCGCGCTCATCTGCTTCATCGTCATCCTGTTCTTCTTCTGGAAGCTCGTGCTTCCGCGCATGAAGAAGCTGCTCGATGAGCGTGCTGAGGCGATCGAGGGCAACATCGCGAAGGCCGACGAGGCCCAGCACAAGGCCGAGGCGCTGCTGGAGGAGTACACCGCCCAGCTCGCCGACGCGCGTGCCGAGGCCGGTCGCATCCGCGAGCAGGCCCGCACCGACGGTCAGAAGATCGTCGCCGAGGCCAAGGAGACCGCGACGGCCGAGGCCGCGCGCGTCACCGCGTCCGCTCAGGCGCAGATCGAGGCCGAGCGTCAGAGCGCGCTCGTCTCGCTCCGCAGCGAGGTGGGCTCGCTCGCGATCGACCTCGCCTCCGGCGTGGTCGGCGAGGCGCTCACCGACGACAAGAAGTCGCAGGCGATCGTCGACCGCTTCCTGGCCGACCTCGAGGCGAGCGAGAAGGCAGGGTCGAGCAAGTAA
- a CDS encoding F0F1 ATP synthase subunit delta produces the protein MGSATREALARSASALAGLGSKADLATAEDLFAAGRVVADSAQLRAVLSDPSADAAGKKALVQRIFGSLSAPAVELLTVVAGERWSGQDDLTAAIEELGIRSIAASVPADVDLVAELLAFGGAVTSDAQLELALRSKLADPQAKAALAERLLAGKASAQTVAIVRQLVLQPRGRSIREALREATRAVAAQHGQTLATVTTAKPLPAAQVERLRATLSATYGELKLSEVVDPAIIGGLRVQIGDDVIDGSVASRLNELRLQLAG, from the coding sequence ATGGGAAGCGCCACCAGAGAAGCATTGGCCCGGTCCGCGTCGGCTCTGGCCGGTCTGGGATCCAAGGCCGATCTGGCGACGGCTGAAGACCTGTTCGCCGCAGGACGAGTCGTCGCCGACTCCGCCCAGCTCCGTGCGGTCCTCAGCGACCCCTCGGCGGACGCCGCCGGCAAGAAGGCCCTCGTGCAGCGCATCTTCGGATCGCTGTCCGCGCCGGCCGTCGAGCTGCTGACGGTCGTCGCCGGCGAGCGCTGGTCCGGACAGGACGACCTCACTGCCGCCATCGAAGAGCTCGGCATCCGCTCGATCGCCGCTTCGGTGCCGGCCGACGTCGACCTCGTCGCCGAGCTGCTCGCGTTCGGAGGCGCCGTGACCTCCGACGCGCAGCTCGAGCTCGCGCTGCGCAGCAAGCTCGCGGACCCGCAGGCCAAGGCGGCTCTCGCCGAGCGCCTCCTCGCGGGCAAGGCGTCGGCGCAGACCGTCGCCATCGTGCGCCAGCTGGTGCTGCAGCCCCGCGGGCGCAGCATCCGCGAGGCGCTGCGCGAGGCGACCCGCGCCGTCGCCGCCCAGCACGGACAGACGCTCGCGACCGTCACCACGGCCAAGCCCCTTCCGGCGGCCCAGGTGGAGCGGCTGCGTGCGACGTTGTCGGCCACCTACGGCGAGCTCAAGCTCTCCGAGGTCGTCGACCCGGCCATCATCGGCGGTCTGCGGGTGCAGATCGGCGACGACGTGATCGACGGCAGCGTCGCGTCGCGCCTCAACGAACTACGACTTCAGCTGGCGGGCTGA
- the atpA gene encoding F0F1 ATP synthase subunit alpha — MADIQISPDEIRSALQDFVTTYEPSRAETTEVGHVLDASDGIAHVEGLPGVMANELIRFANGTLGLAQNLDENEVGVVILGEFDEIVEGMEVTRTGEVLSVPVGDGYLGRVVDPLGNPIDGLGEIASEGRRELELQAPGVMQRKSVHEPLQTGIKAIDAMIPVGRGQRQLIIGDRQTGKTAIAIDTIINQKANWESGDVNKQVRCIYVAIGQKGSTIASVKGALEDAGAMEYTTIVAAPASDPAGFKYLAPYTGSAIGQHWMYGGKHVLIIFDDLSKQAEAYRAVSLLLRRPPGREAYPGDVFYLHSRLLERCAKLSDELGAGSMTGLPIIETKANDVSAYIPTNVISITDGQIFLQSDLFNANQRPAVDVGISVSRVGGDAQVKSIKKVSGTLKLELAQYRSLEAFAMFASDLDAASRRQLARGARLTELLKQPQYSPYPVEEQVVSIWAGTNGKLDEVAVEDVLRFESELLDHLRRNTDILTTLRETNVLDDDTVSKLGAEVDKFKLEFQTGEGKPLASVGREEFEAIAEEDVDQERIVKAKR; from the coding sequence ATGGCAGACATTCAGATCAGCCCCGACGAGATCCGGAGCGCGCTCCAGGACTTCGTCACCACGTACGAGCCGAGCAGGGCGGAGACCACCGAGGTCGGACACGTCCTCGACGCCTCCGACGGCATCGCGCACGTCGAGGGCCTCCCCGGCGTGATGGCCAACGAGCTCATCCGCTTCGCCAACGGCACGCTCGGCCTCGCCCAGAACCTGGACGAGAACGAGGTCGGCGTCGTCATCCTCGGCGAGTTCGACGAGATCGTCGAGGGCATGGAGGTGACCCGCACCGGCGAGGTCCTCTCGGTCCCCGTCGGCGACGGCTACCTCGGCCGCGTGGTCGACCCGCTCGGCAACCCGATCGACGGCCTCGGCGAGATCGCCAGCGAGGGCCGCCGCGAGCTCGAGCTCCAGGCACCCGGCGTCATGCAGCGCAAGTCGGTGCACGAGCCGCTGCAGACCGGCATCAAGGCGATCGACGCCATGATCCCCGTCGGCCGCGGTCAGCGCCAGCTGATCATCGGCGACCGCCAGACCGGCAAGACGGCCATCGCGATCGACACGATCATCAACCAGAAGGCCAACTGGGAGTCGGGCGACGTCAACAAGCAGGTCCGCTGCATCTACGTCGCGATCGGTCAGAAGGGCTCGACCATCGCCTCGGTGAAGGGCGCCCTCGAGGACGCCGGCGCGATGGAGTACACCACCATCGTCGCGGCCCCCGCCTCCGACCCGGCCGGCTTCAAGTACCTCGCCCCTTATACCGGCTCGGCCATCGGCCAGCACTGGATGTACGGCGGCAAGCACGTCCTGATCATCTTCGACGACCTGTCGAAGCAGGCAGAGGCCTACCGCGCCGTGTCGCTCCTCCTCCGGCGTCCGCCGGGACGCGAGGCCTACCCGGGTGACGTCTTCTACCTGCACTCCCGCCTGCTGGAGCGTTGCGCCAAGCTCTCCGACGAGCTCGGCGCCGGCTCGATGACCGGTCTGCCGATCATCGAGACCAAGGCGAACGACGTCTCCGCGTACATCCCGACCAACGTGATCTCGATCACCGACGGCCAGATCTTCCTGCAGTCCGACCTGTTCAACGCCAACCAGCGCCCCGCGGTCGACGTCGGCATCTCGGTCTCGCGCGTCGGTGGCGACGCCCAGGTCAAGTCGATCAAGAAGGTCTCCGGCACGCTCAAGCTCGAGCTCGCCCAGTACCGCTCGCTCGAGGCGTTCGCGATGTTCGCCTCCGACCTCGACGCGGCCAGCCGCCGTCAGCTCGCCCGTGGCGCCCGCCTCACCGAGCTGCTCAAGCAGCCGCAGTACTCGCCGTACCCGGTGGAGGAGCAGGTCGTCTCGATCTGGGCCGGCACCAACGGCAAGCTCGACGAGGTCGCGGTGGAGGACGTCCTGCGCTTCGAGTCGGAGCTGCTCGACCACCTGCGTCGCAACACCGACATCCTCACCACGCTGCGCGAGACGAACGTCCTCGACGACGACACCGTCTCCAAGCTCGGCGCCGAGGTGGACAAGTTCAAGCTCGAGTTCCAGACGGGTGAGGGCAAGCCGCTCGCCTCGGTCGGACGCGAGGAGTTCGAGGCCATCGCCGAAGAGGACGTCGACCAGGAGCGTATCGTCAAGGCCAAGCGCTGA